GGTCGGCTACCGGCCGCCTCAGGCAACCTACCTGGCCTGGCTGGACTGCCGGGCCCTCGGCCTCGGTGAGGATCCGGCCGCGGTGTTCCTGCGTCATGGCAGGGTCGCGCTCTCACCCGGCTACAGGTTCGGCACGCCCGGGCGGGGTTTCGTCAGATTCAACTTCGCCACCTCCCCCCAGCAGATCATCGAGGGGGTCCGGCGCATGGCCGCATCACTCGACGGGCCGTGCCAGAGCGTCCACGATCTGGCCGCGCTCAGTCTCGACGACCGTTGCTCCTCCCCTCGGATCGTGCCGTTGCCGAATTCACCGTGTGATCACGGGAGCGATCCTTGACTCCGGGATCGATCCGGCCGGTGACCTTTACCCTGTCCGGCGCCGGGTCGGCAGGAAGTGGCTACCGGCAGGCAACATGCTGACTTTGATTCATCTGGTTCCCCGGTCTCGGGACGTGCAGAGTTGATGGTGCGAGGGATAGACGGAAAGGGAGGTCAAGAAATGCCGGTCCGGCCACCTCGCCGGTAAATTTCGACAATGCAGCCAGGCAATAAATGGCGATTACCGTTCCATCTTTTCTGACATTTCTCCTACATCATGACCAGCCGTGGCCGTGCGGGCTTTCCGCCCGCCGGCCCCGGTCCCGCGGCAGGCGCGGCCGCGGGACCGGGGCCCGGAATGAGCGACCCGGCGCTTCTGACGTCGATCCAGCCATCTGGGACACGAACATTTTGGAGAGGAAATGATTGATCATCCAGCAGGCGAGACGGTCGTCGAGGAACGCGAACTCGTCGAGCTCCGCGAGCGGTGTACCACCCTGATGCGTGAGGCCGAGGAGCAGCGGCGGATCACGCTCAGCCTGCAGAAGGCGATCGACGTCTTCCGGCACGAGTTCGATCCGGCGCCTCCGGCTCACATCAGCCCTGTCCGGCCGTCGGAGCCCGGCAACCGGTGCAACCGATGCACGCAGAGCCGGCACGCCGAAGTGCACCGCACCTCCCGCGTCGTCCTCGCCGAGTCGGCAGGACTCCGCGCCGCGTAGCGGTGACGGCCTCGCCTCCGGCGCCTGAGGCCGAGAGCGGGCATGCCGGCAGGACAACCTCTATTGCGAACATCTATTGCGGCAAAGGAAGCATTCTCATGAAGGCTCTGGTGTTGGCCGGCGGATCGGGTACCCGACTACGCCCTTTCAGTTACTCCATGCCGAAACAGCTCATCCCGGTCGCGAACAGGCCGGTTCTGGAACATGTGCTGCGCAACATCCGCGACCTGGGCGTGACCGAGATCGGTGTGATCGTCGGCGACTGGGCGGCAGAGATCGCCGAAGCCGTCGGGGACGGCTCCCGTTTCGGAGCGCGCATCACCTATCTGCAGCAGCATCGGCCGCTGGGGCTGGCGCACTGTGTGACGACTGCGCGGGACTACCTCGGCGATGACGACTTCGTGATGTATCTGGGCGACAACGTCCTGCCGGACGGGGTGGTCTCCATCGCCGAGGAGTTCCGCACCAGGCGCCCGGCCGCGCAGATCGTGGTGCGCAAGGTCGCCGACCCCCGGGCCTTCGGGGTCGCGGAGCTGGCCGCCGACGGCACGGTGCAACGGCTGGTGGAGAAGCCACAGCAGCCGCGCAGCGATCTGGCCCTCATCGGCGTCTACTTCTTCACCGCAGCCGTCCACCAGGCGGTCGCCGCCATCCGGCCGAGCGCCCGTGGCGAGCTGGAGATCACCGACGCGATCCAGTGGCTCGTCACCCAGGGAGCCGAGGTCAAGGCCAGCGAGTACGACGGTTACTGGAAGGACACCGGCAACATCGAGGACCTGCTGGAGTGCAACAGCCGGCTGCTCGGCGGACTGGACGCCGGCATCGCCGGAGAGGTCGACACCGCCAGCAGGGTCAACGGCGGGGTCGTCATCGAGCCGGGAGCCCGCGTGGTCCGGTCCCGGATCGAGGGGCCGGTGATCATCGGTGCGAACACCCTGATCGAGGACAGCCACATCGGGCCGAACACCTCCATCGGCCGTGACTGCGTGCTGCGCGCCGCGCGCCTGGCCGACTCCATCGTGCTGGACAGCGCGTCGATCTCCGAGGTCACCGGCCTGCGCGGCTCGCTCATCGGCCGTTTCGCCACCGTCGGTCCCGGCGGCCGCGGTCAAGACAGCCATCGTCTGGTGGTCGGCGACCACGGGCGGATCGAGATAGCCGCCTAGGCGGCCAGGACAGGCCCGATGCACCCGAGGCGGCAAAGAGGACACCCGCTGCGGGGCCGTGCCTTCCTCGTAACGCTCAACGCCGCCGGCAGTGGCAGGGACACAAGCTCCGAGCCACTACCGGCGGCGAGGCCGTACATCCGTTCAGGGGGCCGTTGCGGTGATCAGATCTCCGCGCCGGTGCCGCGTGGGGTCCTGCGGCGTGCCCTGCGGGTCAGCGACACGCCGGGTGCCTGTCCGACCGGCAGTGCGGCCGGTCCCCCGGGTGCCCGGAAGGTGGCGGCGCGGCCGTTACCGGCGCGGGTGGAGGAGTTGGGCACCACCGGCTCGGCAGCCGACGGGGTCGGGGCCGCCTTGCTCTGCTGCTGGGCCTGCGGGGTGAAGAACACGTTCGGA
The nucleotide sequence above comes from Streptosporangium brasiliense. Encoded proteins:
- a CDS encoding glucose-1-phosphate thymidylyltransferase, producing MKALVLAGGSGTRLRPFSYSMPKQLIPVANRPVLEHVLRNIRDLGVTEIGVIVGDWAAEIAEAVGDGSRFGARITYLQQHRPLGLAHCVTTARDYLGDDDFVMYLGDNVLPDGVVSIAEEFRTRRPAAQIVVRKVADPRAFGVAELAADGTVQRLVEKPQQPRSDLALIGVYFFTAAVHQAVAAIRPSARGELEITDAIQWLVTQGAEVKASEYDGYWKDTGNIEDLLECNSRLLGGLDAGIAGEVDTASRVNGGVVIEPGARVVRSRIEGPVIIGANTLIEDSHIGPNTSIGRDCVLRAARLADSIVLDSASISEVTGLRGSLIGRFATVGPGGRGQDSHRLVVGDHGRIEIAA